A stretch of the Aphis gossypii isolate Hap1 chromosome 2, ASM2018417v2, whole genome shotgun sequence genome encodes the following:
- the LOC114131106 gene encoding small subunit processome component 20 homolog, with protein MKPHRHKEYNRFKFQPFSERISEIDVDVFHRVGHSNEDFDDTQKTKFSQAIERWNDLNRSESYNLLCSNLKQSQLESLPQLLARKHEISQVLFKYMDDSDPLSIQAALEFVVAFAQDLQQEFYEYFPEFLRLCIKLLRTKDAEQIEWSFTCLAYLFKFLWRLIVRDIKPVFECIVLLLGDDQPPYVNDFAAESFSFVARKVKDKKFFLKMVLKNLKHKRDSIYGCSKLLFEVIKGMAGGLHTCADLFLPVYLYSLADTDISYKLLNDVLNMLFDNILEHIEPKKSTPIWTILKKTTSEFLTNYNINKNERTVDNLNQALILCHRFIAHKNGSCIQNLTEVFEWVSEYLNYAPQLAHEHLHTLSSIVSTLCLSNIGLPSYQANALIEKVMSLKNINILVAFTEQMYTYINFELSIVQKFLSFVGELINANQEIPKSIVICLSRYLNDNSPLRSYGYDKWRINYKNTLYGRHKYGEIIGNYILKYLDNIQIGNCDAEDVPCYLILLQHFCHNEKNSTKILKNLFELTTKELENADVINLFSFLNIIETIMRLKENFSDWFALNKLISKLILLLNNKFGCCALVLEIIHVLILNLPIQINDNYIKELENKLIDLLSSPYHQVRLTSCKILVLINSPTHTHLTERNSLFKLLESVEMVPVSLNEYRARLLRIQHLDNNDTFLNTYKTVEDASEIAVKFLLGNLHINFRPIWDPVVKLIVSHAKASKKFWPVYEKQLELSVKHDNYVIKPAEPKEEFMSDFISERYKKLNNTTERVDINNYRILLWNSMVDFGDLIESKNKDIVTHFLNFIRSEYMQSNSELANSWNIKQNSDENNLDTDIEDNLNETNSEEPINSNKSLTKLLLSHLKLMSTIRNPKGIYKESEVFDVYLSLLSNKNAEIQKAAFDCLLTYKQKHVTPYKENLYKLINEKSFKAELVMFRVDSESEAILSEHRPLLMPLIMRMIYGKLLGGGGPKSGSKCSGQNRRTAIMRFLVGCEEQELIVFMQMVFRVLNCQVQFSECPLEMTRHIVNTLDLEHVLPPRRLLSSVNMCAVILKQCGALSGTDGLYYMLRVLLCVGANVKAMLMHRSSVHSGYFSTISKVRVTTIETLTTFFQHFENFSWNKSFLDSVFEVFVEPSLSKMPIECLQHPTPLMKLLVVWSQIPRYYCLLGYPINNLTPIEILVDILISDKTHGGVKKIILEVIDRLLTFDGTYNDAMDVDVPALDIPLPSLPLEYEDVLNVGSRLLYNYLPTILKYLYNELSKKRGVGLASIEMSILTRASELVRDQQSSSNLLSLLFPVLLKKATSDDMAIAPLFATVNCLVANVDDVGSLPRQLATLYGTVVGQHSRNMLLEFTKIIATKSPKSNIHCDILNDLNAWDKRHLDQPDFDRRMNALKKIKVLLDNNDMSVEFGAFVIYNCFYIFNNVNDIGLRDTASTCLKNISCYLCLKYAKQSPERTFILDSVLLPSIRNGIQGSKELVQYESISLLGHLSRKCAHVHFVFNDLQPLSNETDLEGDFFENIQHLQTYRKVKALHRFCEIMKKSYHCPRPKTIVHYLLPLANQFLCSQKYSAKNSLVDAAIDAVTTMSRILPWQQYETLLKLYLNKMRQSIDFQKQTVRIVSGILDSFHFDLSRTAERESIVVENLTPVKKIKNISQNVTQNKEIENEKQDNVESKMEVDDENDDDGDDNDDNDDDDKNENNETNELILEKIHVLCPSTAIKITKAISIGLLPQLNKNLAQYSESDHSHKINRKQAEYDKEEMEMLKIPVALAVVKLLKKLPKIMLEENLQGVFMKLCTFLKSRLESVRRVTRETLQNIMVTLGTGYMSMLLNEMTALLTQGFQVHVLIYTIHAIFVSLSEHFEKGHMDSCLPYILEVVKVDLFGSSSDEKEVTKIAGKTVEARGNKSYNTLHIAAEFVTEKSLINIIMPFKEVLFSTLSFKNIRKCNESLRHIVTGLVDNKFIKTECLLEFAYGTVSQSIPALNENSKQEVKKKEVLKKPDSFIIPQEPKRTSTPFDGTVCARTNAHELVQFGLSLFQFMLKREMLKSVAFSSFVDPFVSLVMDSLKSQHIKLITLSLQCMTWLLKRDLPSVKENIKTISESLFEIIHKYATGQNCTGDNAELVMSAFKTLSTFIREVKYHRLNDDQLRQSVLYAEQELSTVEDGGCTVTTTFTLIKSLLSRKHNCPELKELMAHVAKASITCERDAVRTQARQTFYQYLMDYPIGKALNGHIQFYLSQLEYEVQNGRESALEMITLLIKTLPPDVLRNHSSAMFISLGAQMVNDTVASCRKSAAEAITIMLGKLTKNIISTLYEITLTWLQGAKIIHRQLGAQLISLFVNAEGEEFNNRVKITLPLLCKYLKRTVVLDGPGRFVRIHTPIENDQDLDHLLFQCLQTCVNIANTCPSIFTKSYLNEHIMNIATSCQELLRDDHEWVRLGALQFLKKYLSSVDAKAVALCASKKIDKEEKRFLYSNARQSVKSLCLDLVDQIIPGHEILEDLLKDTMENLLFLSDILKLVQSKKVKDDKNELSLGWLLKNLNKLVYIEVSKYPQHNTVRKTVFKYYGALSARLERSKLMSVLKIILKPLIRELSTTDDASIDNRRIAKSASIIVKKKCGPETYNENCSIIQRNLNARRALRKKASLLQVVTDPELASKRKIAKQAKKKGNKKRKMEKLKQKTIITRIKKDLDLDEYC; from the exons ATGAAACCTCATCGacataaagaatataataggTTTAAG TTTCAACCATTCAGTGAGAGAATATCAGAAATTGATGTTGATGTATTCCATCGTGTTGGGCATAGCAATGAAGATTTTGATGACACTCAAAAAACTAAGTTTTCTCAGGCTATTGAACGATGGAATGATTTAAACAGATCTgagagttataatttattgtgtagtAATTTAAAGCAATCACAATTAGAAAGTTTGCCTCAGCTCTTGGCAAGAAAACATGAAATATCAcaagtgttatttaaatacatggaTGATTCTGATCCACTTTCAATTCAAGCTGCACTTGA gtttGTTGTTGCATTTGCTCAAGACTTACAACaagaattttatgaatatttcccTGAGTTTTTAAGactatgtataaaactattgCGGACAAAAGATGCTGAACAAATAGAGTGGTCATTTACTTGTTTAgcttacttatttaaattcctTTGGCGTTTAATTGTGCGTGATATCAAACCCGTATTTGAGTGTATTGTTTTGTTGCTTGGAGATGATCAACCACCCTACGTCAATGATTTTGCAGCAGAAAGTTTTTCATTTGTAGCCAGAAAAGTAAAAgataagaaattttttttgaaaatggtcctcaaaaacttaaaacataaacgTGAC AGTATTTATGGTTGTtcaaaacttctttttgaagtAATCAAAGGCATGGCTGGTGGCTTACATACTTGTgcagatttatttttaccggtttatttatattctcttGCTGATACGgacatttcttataaattactaaacgaTGTATTGAACatgttatttgataatattcttGAACATATTGAACCTAAGAAGAGTACACCTATTTGGACAATACTTaag aaaacaacATCTGAGTTTttgactaattataatataaacaaaaatgaaaggACTGTTGACAATTTAAATCAAGCTTTGATTCTTTGTCATCGATTTATAGCTCATAAAAATGGATCATGCATTCAAAATTTGACTGAAGTATTCGAATGGGTATctgaatatttgaattatgcaCCTCAGTTAGCTCATGAGCATTTACATACTTTAAGTTCTATTGTAAGCACACTTTGCTTATCAAATATTGGTCTGCCGTCATATCAAGCTAATGCTTTAATTGAAAAA GTTATGTCTTTAAAAAACATCAACATTTTAGTAGCATTTACTGAGCAAATGTACacctatataaattttgagctttcaattgttcaaaaatttttaagttttgttgGTGAACTTATTAATGCAAATCAAGAAATTCCCAAATCTATAGTTATTTGCTTATCTAGATACTTAAATGATAATTCTCCACTTAGATCTTATGGTTATGATAAATGGagaattaattacaaaaatacactttatggaag acaTAAATATGGTGAAATAATTGGAAACTACATTctcaaatatttagataatattcaaattggcAATTGTGATGCTGAAGATGTTCcatgttatttgattttactaCAACATTTTTGtcacaatgaaaaaaattctacaaaaattttaaaaaatttatttgaattaacaaCAAAAGAATTGGAAAATGCTGATGTCATAAATCTTTTCtcttttcttaatattatcgaAACAATTATGAGacttaaagaaaattttagtGATTGGTTtgcgttaaataaattaatatctaaattaattttacttctaaataataaatttggatGTTGTGCTTTAGTATTGGAAATAATccatgttttgattttaaatttaccaattcaaattaatgataattacatCAAggaattagaaaataaacttattgatTTACTGTCATCACCATATCATCAAGTACGTCTTAcaagttgtaaaatattagttttaataaattcgcCTACACATACACACCTCACTGAAAGAAATAgcctattcaaattattagaatCTGTAGAAATGGTTCCAGTTTCATTAAATGAATACCGCGCACGTCTTTTACGTATTCAACATTtggataataatgatacatttctaaatacatacaaaacagTTGAAGATGCATCAGAAATTGCTGTAAAATTCTTATTAGGCAATCTACACATCAATTTCAGACCAATATGGGATCCAGTTGTTAAGTTAATAGTATCACATGCTAAAGCATCAAAGAAATTTTGGCctgtatatgaaaaacaacTTGAGTTGAGTGTCAAACATGATAATTATGTTATCAAGCCTGCTGAACCAAAAGAAGAATTTATga GTGATTTTATTTCTGAACGTTATAAGAAGTTGAATAATACTACAGAGCgtgtagatataaataattatagaattttactATGGAACAGTATGGTGGATTTTGGGGATCTAAtagaatcaaaaaataaagatattgtaacacattttctaaattttattag GTCTGAGTATATGCAGAGTAATTCAGAATTAGCAAATAGTtggaatataaaacaaaattcggATGAAAATAATCTTGATACTGATAttgaagataatttaaatgaaacaaattctGAAGAAcctattaattcaaataaatcccTCACCAa attattattatctcatttaaaattaatgtcaaCCATTCGTAATCCGAAAGGCATATATAAAGAGTCTGAAGTATTTGATGTTTATTTAAGTCTtctttcaaacaaaaatgctGAGATACAAAAAGCCGCTTTTGACtgtttattaacatataaacaaaaacatgtTACTCCTTATAA ggAAAACctttacaaattaatcaatgaaaaatcatttaaagctGAATTAGTTATGTTTAGAGTAGACTCAGAAAGTGAAGCAATATTATCAGAGCATCGACCATTATTAATGCCCCTTATAATgag aatgatTTATGGTAAATTGTTGGGTGGAGGTGGGCCTAAGTCTGGTAGTAAGTGTTCAGGACAAAATCGACGAACTGCTATTATGCGTTTTCTTGTGGGTTGTGAAGAGCAAGAACTCATTGTTTTCATGCAAATGGTATTCAGGGTGCTCAATTGCCAAGTCCAAT tttcagaATGTCCCTTAGAAATGACTCGCCATATTGTGAATACTCTTGATTTGGAACATGTCCTTCCACCTAGACGTTTATTGTCTTCAGTTAACATGTGTgctgttatattaaaacaatgtgGAGCATTATCAGGCACAGATGGTCTTTATTACATGCTGAGAGTTCTGTTGTGTGTTGGTGCTAATGTAAAAGCTATGTTGATGCATCGCTCTTCTGTACATTCTGGTTACTTTAGCACCATATCTAAAGTTCGAGTTACCACAATTGAAACTTTAACAACATTCTTTCAACATTTCGAAAATTTTTCTtggaataaaagttttttggaTTCAGTATTTGAAGTGTTTGTTGAACCATCATTGAGTAAAATGCCAATCGAATGTTTGCAGCATCCTACTCCTTTAATGAAATTGTTAGTGGTTTGGAGCCAAATAcctag atactaTTGTTTATTGGGATatcctattaataatttaacaccaATAGAAATTTtagtagatatattaatatcagacAAGACTCATGGtggagtaaaaaaaattattcttgaaGTTATCGATAGACTATTAACTTTTGATGGAACTTATAATGATGCTATGGATGTTGATGTTCCAGCTCTTGATATACCTCTTCCTTCATTGCCCTTAGAGTATGAAG atGTTTTAAACGTTGGTTctcgtttattatataattatctaccAACTATtcttaagtatttatacaacGAATTGTCAAAAAAGAGGGGCGTTGGCCTTGCATCAATCGAAATGTCTATATTGACCAGAGCTTCTGAACTTGTACGAGATCAACAATCAAGTTCAAATTTACTGTCATTATTGTTTCcagttttattgaaaaaagccACCAGTGATGACATGGCTATTGCTCCATTATTTGCCACTGTCAACTGTTTGGTAGCAAATGTTGATGATGTTGGTTCACTGCCTAGACAGTTAGCCACACTATATGGTACTGTTGTTGGACAACATAGTAGAAATATGTTACTTGAATTTACTAAAATCATTGCTACGAAGAGTCC gaaAAGTAACATACACTGTGATAtactaaatgatttaaatgctTGGGATAAGCGGCATTTGGATCAACCAGATTTTGATCGTAGAAtgaatgcattaaaaaaaattaaagttctgttggataataatgatatgtcTGTTGAATTTGGTGCATTTgtgatttataattgtttttatattttcaacaat GTAAATGATATCGGCCTCAGAGATACTGCAAgtacatgtttaaaaaatattagttgttatctttgcttaaaatatgcaaaacagTCACCTGAACGGACATTTATTCTGGATTCTGTTTTGTTGCCATCAATACGAAATGGGATTCAAGGATCTAAAGAATTGGTTCAGTATGaatcaatttcattattagGACATTTG tcaaGAAAATGTGCTCATgttcattttgtatttaatgatttacaaCCTTTGTCTAATGAAACTGATCTGGAAGGTGACTTCTTTGAGAATATTCAACATTTACAAACTTATCGAAAAGTCAAAGCTTTACATag atTTTGTGAAATCATGAAAAAGAGTTATCATTGTCCAAGACCTAAAACAATTGTACACTACCTTTTGCCATTGGCCAATCAATTTTTATGCTCTCAAAAATACTCTGCTAAAAATAGTCTTGTGGATGCTGCTATTGAT GCTGTTACTACAATGAGTCGCATACTTCCGTGGCAACAATATGAAACTCTActgaaactttatttaaataaaatgcgcCAGTCAATTGATTTCCAAAAGCAAACAGTGCGCATTGTTTCAGGAATATTGGATTCatttcattttgatttatcTCGGACAGCTGAAAGAGAATCTATAGTTGTAGAGAATTTGACtccagtaaaaaaaatcaaaaatatttctcagaatgtaacacaaaataaagaaatcgAGAACGAAAAGCAAGATAATGTTGAAAGTAAAATGGAAGTAGATGATGAAAATGATGATGATGGTGATGACAATGATGacaatgatgatgatgataaaaatgaaaataatgagacaaatgaattgattttagaaaaaattcatGTTTTATGTCCATCAAcagcaataaaaattactaaagcAATTTCAATAGGATTATTGCCTCAGCTTAACAAAAACCTAGCACAGTATTCAGAGTCTGACCAtagtcataaaattaatagaaaacaaGCTGAATATGACAAAGAAGAAATGGAAATGTTGAAAATTCCAGTTGCACTGGCTgttgtaaaactattaaaaaagttaccaAAAATCATGCTGGAAGAAAATCTACAAGGTGTATTCATGAAACTGTGTACATTTTTGAAGTCTCGTTTAGAAAGTGTAAGGCGCGTGACCCGTGAAACATTACAAAACATTATGGTAACACTCGGTACAGGTTATATGAGCATGCTTTTAAATGAAATGACCGCATTATTAACTCAAGGTTTCCAAGTTCATGTTCTCATTTATACAATTCATGCAATTTTTGTATCATTAAgtgaacattttgaaaaaggCCATATGGATAGTTGTCTGCCCTATATTTTAGAg GTTGTCAAGGTAGATTTATTTGGTTCAAGTTCTGATGAAAAAGAAGTTACAAAAATCGCAGGAAAAACTGTTGAAGCTAGAGGTAACAAGAGTTATAACACCTTACATATTGCAGCTGAATTTGTGACGGAAAAAagtttgattaatataattatgccgTTTAAAGAA gtattgTTTTCaactttatcatttaaaaatattagaaaatgcaATGAAAGTTTACGACACATTGTTACTGGAttagttgataataaatttattaaaactgagTGCTTATTAGAGTTTGCTTATGGTACAGTATCTCAAAGTATTCCagcattaaatgaaaattccaaacaagaagtaaaaaaaaaagaagtactCAAGAAACCagattcatttattattcctcagg AACCAAAACGTACTTCTACACCATTTGATGGAACAGTGTGTGCCCGTACTAATGCCCACGAACTCGTTCAATTTGGTTTAAGTTTATTCCAATTTATGTTGAAACGTGAAATGCTAAAGAGTGTTGCTTTTTCATCTTTTGTTGATCCGTTTGTTTCACTTGTAATGGATTCACTTAAATCTCAACACATAAAG ctCATTACATTATCTCTTCAATGTATGACGTGGCTCTTAAAACGAGATTTACCATCTGTGAaggaaaacataaaaacaatttcagaAAGTCTGTTTGagattatacacaaatatgcTACTGGTCAAAATTGCACTGGAGACAATGCTGAACTTGTCATGTCTGCATTTAAG ACACTTTCGACATTTATTCGTGAAGTTAAATATCACAGACTTAACGATGATCAATTACGCCAATCTGTTCTCTACGCAGAACAAGAACTATCAACTGTTGAAGATGGAGGTTGCACTGTAACTACTACATTTACACTCATCAAATCATTACTTAGCCGTAAACATAATTGCCCTGAACTCAAAGAACTCATGGCTCATGTTGCAAAAGCTAGTATTACTTGTGAACGTGATGCTGTACGTACTCAAGCAcgtcaaacattttatcaatacttGATGGATTATCCTATTGGGAAAGCTTTAAATGGGCATATTCAGTTCTACCTATCACAATTAGAATATGAAGTCCAAAATGGACGTGAATCTGCTTTGGAAATGATAACTTTACTAATTAAAACCTTACCACCT GATGTACTTAGAAATCATAGTTCAGCCATGTTTATATCACTCGGTGCACAAATGGTTAATGATACTGTAGCATCATGTCGTAAAAGTGCAGCAGAAGCAATTACAATTATGTTAGGGAAATtgaccaaaaatattatatctacattgTATGAAATAACACTGACTTGGTTACAGGGAGCTAAA attattCATAGACAATTGGGTGCTCaactaataagtttatttgttAATGCTGAAGGCGAAGAATTCAATAATagagtaaaaataacattaccacttttatgcaaatatttaaaacgtacAGTTGTTTTGGATGGACCTGGTCGTTTTGTTCGAATTCACACACCTATTGAGAATGACCAAGATTTAGATCACTTGTTATTTCAATGTCTTCAAACTTGTGTAAATATTGCCAACACTTGTCCtagtatatttactaaatcatatttaaatgaacataTCATGAACATAGCAA CATCATGTCAAGAATTATTACGAGACGACCATGAATGGGTAAGATTAGGGGctcttcaatttttaaagaaatatttatcatcAGTAGATGCTAAGGCAGTTGCATTGTGTGCgtcgaaaaaaattgataaagaaGAAAAGAGATTTTTGTACTCAAATGCACGGCAGAGTGTAAAGAGTTTATGTTTAGATCTTGTTGACCAAATTATTCCAGGACATGAAATATTAGAAGACTTATTAAaagat acaATGGAaaaccttttatttttatcagataTCCTAAAACTTGTACAGTCCAAGAAAGTAAAAGatgataaaaatgaacttTCTTTAGGATggctattaaaaaatttaaataaacttgttTATATAGAAGTCTCAAAATACCCTCAACATAACACtgtg AGAAAAAcagtgtttaaatattatggtgcCTTGTCTGCTCGGTTAGAACGTTCTAAGTTGATgtcagtattaaaaataattttaaaaccactTATTCGTGAGCTTTCAACCACTGATGATGCTAGCATAGATAATAGACGAATTGCTAAATCTGCATCGATTAttgttaagaaaaaatgtgGACCTGAAACATATAATGAGAATTGCTCTATTATTCAACGAAATCTTAATGCTAGAAGAGCATTAAGAAAGAAGGCATCTTTACTTCAA GTTGTTACTGATCCTGAATTGGCTTCCAAGAGAAAAATTGCAAAACAAGCAAAAAAGAAAGGAAACAAAAAGAGAAAAATGGAGAAACTCAAACAAAAGACAATTATAActcgaataaaaaaagatttagaTTTGGACgagtattgttaa
- the LOC114131108 gene encoding actin-related protein 6, with protein sequence MSTKSYILDNGAYTAKVGHTDDDAPKVIPNYIMKAKSERRRTFIGDQLSECRDKSGLYFMLGFQKGYLLNWDIQKTVWDYIFSKDCCKANFFEMPLIVTEPYFNFSSIQEGMSEIFFEEYEFQALLRTNAGNLSCYHYHHDKPSAKCCLVVESGYSFTHIVPYILQKKFKPGILRVNVGGKILTNHLKEVISYRQLHVMEETYVMNQCKEDLCFMSTDFDRDLKIAKTKWPKNTIVRDYILPDYTTVNRGLIRTLDETSVSRTIDKDQQVLRMNNERFTIPEILFHPNDIGIPQMGISEAIVHSINLCPEETRPHLYNNIIVTGGNGCFPGFEERLTKEVRALAPDEFDVSVTVPENPITYAWHGGNLLSKDPDFFSLVVTKEEYDEEGFSACHRFDV encoded by the exons ATGTCCACTAAAAGTTACATTTTAGACAACGGTGCGTACACGGCCAAGGTCGGTCACACGGACGACGATGCACCCAA GGTCATACCCAATTACATTATGAAAGCTAAAAGCGAACGGCGGAGGACATTTATCGGAGATCAACTTTCTGAGTGCCGAGACAAATCTggattgtattttatgttggGTTTTCAAAAG GGTTACTTATTAAACTGGGATATTCAGAAAACAGTGTgggattatatatttagtaaagatTGTTGCAAAGCCAACTTTTTTGAAATGCCACTAATTGTAACTGAACCATACTTCAATTTTAGTTCTATTCAAGAAGGAAtgtcagaaatattttttgaagaatATGAGTTTCAAGCTTTACTTCGAACtaatg ctGGAAATCTATCTTGTTACCATTATCACCACGATAAACCATCCGCAAAATGCTGCTTGGTTGTTGAATCCGGCTATAGTTTTACACATATTGTTccttacattttacaaaagaaATTCAAGCCTGGAATATTACGTGTCAATGTTGGTGGCAAAATTCTTACTAATCATTTAAAAGAAGTGATATCATACCGACAGTTACATGTCATGGAAGAAACATATGTGATGAATCAGTGCAAAGAAGATTTGTGTTTCATGTCTACTGATTTTGATCGAGATCTTAAAATTGCGAAAACGAAATGGCCTAAAAATACTATTGTCAGAGACTATATTTTACCAGATTATACAACTGTAAATAGAGGACTTATAAGAACATTAGACGAGACTTCTGTGAGCAGAACTATAGATAAAGATCAG CAAGTTTTACGAATGAACAATGAACGTTTTACAATACCAGAAATATTATTCCATCCAAATGATATTGGGATACCACAAATGGGCATATCAGAAGCAATTGTTCACAGTATTAACTTGTGTCCAGAAGAGACTAGACCTCATCTATACAACAACATCATTGTTACTGGTGGTAATGGTTGTTTTCCTGGTTTTGAAGAACGTCTTACTAAAGAAGTGCGGGCTCTTGCTCCTGATGAATTTGATGTTTCAGTGACTGTTCctgaaaa TCCAATTACATATGCTTGGCATGGAGGAAATTTACTGAGTAAAGATCCTGATTTTTTTTCGCTTGTGGTGACTAAAGAAGAATATGATGAAGAAGGATTTTCTGCATGTCATCGATTTGACGTTTAA
- the LOC114131110 gene encoding probable inactive tRNA-specific adenosine deaminase-like protein 3 — protein sequence MEPKRSRLPITWTLRPVLPEDVKTDSIITVNVFVDTIINRTSTSKIVKSLGQLSVINSLTHLKRVNNQSIILMLANDLNPDQCVAELKNKGFDFNGLSGRPKIVPVPAFMPKTCSQNLQARKLWPCNFHPDKRLESILCGEFFNQLQLATIDRYMRTALSCAAGGVGAVVVDPSKDLIVAQSGDFRAEHPVKHAIMCVVDEVAKVQGGGAWNSSSTIAKTSSVSTDLINGDKTGPYLCTGYDVYVTKEPCVMCAMALVHSRARRVFYGCENDSGLGGLGGSVSIHLLKGINHRFEVYAGVLEEECRTTALQLPTKNVAQNMKYTE from the coding sequence ATGGAACCAAAGCGATCTAGACTTCCAATAACTTGGACTTTGAGACCAGTGTTGCCAGAGGATGTAAAGACTGACTCTATCATCACAGTAAATGTGTTTGTAGACACTATTATTAATCGAACCTCTACTAGCAAAATCGTTAAGAGTCTTGGACAACTGTCTGTGATAAATTCTTTGACTCATCTCAAACGTGTTAATAATCAATCAATCATACTAATGTTAGCCAACGATTTAAATCCAGATCAGTGTGTGGcagaattaaaaaacaaaggaTTTGATTTTAATGGACTATCAGGTCGACCTAAGATTGTACCTGTCCCGGCGTTCATGCCAAAAACATGTAGCCAAAACCTACAGGCTCGTAAGCTGTGGCCGTGTAATTTTCACCCAGACAAACGACTAGAGTCAATATTGTGCGGTGAATTCTTTAATCAACTTCAACTTGCCACTATTGATCGATACATGAGGACAGCGTTGTCATGTGCGGCTGGTGGAGTGGGTGCTGTGGTAGTCGATCCTTCGAAAGATCTAATTGTAGCGCAAAGTGGTGATTTCCGTGCCGAACACCCTGTAAAGCATGCGATCATGTGTGTGGTGGATGAAGTAGCCAAGGTTCAAGGAGGCGGCGCATGGAACTCTTCGTCGACCATAGCTAAAACATCTAGTGTCTCTACTGACCTTATTAATGGTGACAAGACTGGTCCATATTTATGCACAGGATACGATGTGTATGTAACTAAAGAACCATGTGTGATGTGTGCGATGGCATTGGTGCACAGCAGAGCAAGGAGGGTATTCTATGGATGTGAGAATGACAGCGGGCTCGGAGGCTTAGGTGGATCGGTCAGCATACATCTCCTTAAAGGAATAAACCATCGATTTGAGGTTTACGCCGGTGTTTTAGAAGAAGAGTGCAGAACTACAGCATTGCAATTGCCTACTAAAAATGTTGCTCAAAACATGAAATacacagaataa